A window of the Garra rufa chromosome 10, GarRuf1.0, whole genome shotgun sequence genome harbors these coding sequences:
- the LOC141344177 gene encoding fizzy-related protein homolog: MDQDYESRLLRQINIQNDNSGSPIRVTEVMRSLTPTNSPLSSPSKHGDRFIPSRAGANWSVNFHRINENEKSQNQNRKTKDGTSDNSKADGLAYSALLKNELLGAGIEKVQDPQTEDRRLQPSTPEKRRLFSYSLSAKRSLPDDGNSVSPYSLSPVSSNSQKLLRSPRKPTRKISKIPFKVLDAPELQDDFYLNLVDWSSLNVLSVGLGTCVYLWSACTSQVTRLCDLSVEGDSVTSVGWSERGNLVAVGTHKGLVQIWDAAAGKKLSVLEGHTARVGALAWNVDQLSSGSRDRLILQRDIRAPPLQSERRLQGHRQEVCGLKWSTDHQLLASGGNDNKLLVWNHSSVLPMQQYTEHLAAVKAIAWSPHQHGLLASGGGTADRCIRFWNTLTGQPLQCTDTGSQVCNLAWSKHTNELVSTHGYSQNQILVWKYPSLTQVAKLTGHSYRVLYLAMSPDGEAIVTGAGDETLRFWNVFSKMRSTKESISVLNLFTRIR; this comes from the exons ATGGACCAGGACTACGAGAGCCGGCTTTTACGACAGATCAACATACAGAATGACAACTCTGGCAGTCCCATC AGAGTCACAGAGGTCATGCGTTCCTTGACCCCCACAAACTCGCCGCTGTCCTCGCCCAGTAAACACGGAGACCGGTTCATCCCGTCCCGCGCCGGAGCCAACTGGAGCGTCAACTTCCACCGCATCAAC GAGAATGAAAAGTCGCAGAATCAGAACAGGAAGACCAAAGACGGCACGTCAGACAACAGCAAAG CGGACGGTCTGGCATATTCGGCGCTGCTGAAGAATGAGCTGTTGGGTGCAGGAATAGAGAAGGTGCAGGATCCACAGACTGAAGACCGGAGACTGCAGCCGTCCACACCTGAGAAGAGGAGACTGTTTAGC TATTCTCTGAGTGCCAAGCGTTCTCTCCCTGATGACGGGAACAGCGTGTCGCCGTACTCTCTGTCGCCCGTCAGCAGTAACAG tcagaaGTTGTTGCGTTCTCCACGCAAACCGACGAGGAAGATCTCCAAGATCCCGTTTAAAGTGCTGGACGCTCCGGAGCTGCAGGACGACTTCTATCTGAACCTGGTGGACTGGTCCTCATTAAACGTGTTGAGCGTGGGCCTCGGGACCTGCGTCTACCTGTGGAGCGCCTGCACCAGCCAG GTGACGCGGTTATGCGATCTGTCGGTGGAAGGAGACTCGGTGACGTCTGTGGGCTGGTCGGAGCGA GGGAATCTGGTGGCGGTGGGCACTCATAAAGGCCTGGTGCAGATCTGGGACGCGGCGGCGGGGAAGAAGCTGTCGGTGCTGGAGGGTCATACGGCTCGTGTGG GTGCGCTGGCGTGGAACGTGGATCAGCTGTCGTCGGGGAGCAGGGATCGTCTGATCCTGCAGCGGGACATCAGAGCGCCGCCGCTGCAGTCCGAACGCCGCCTGCAGGGTCACAGACAGGAAGTGTGCGGACTGAAGTGGAGCACCGACCACCAGCTGCTGGCCTCCGGAGGAAACGACAACAAG TTGTTGGTGTGGAATCACTCCAGCGTTCTCCCCATGCAGCAGTACACGGAGCATCTGGCCGCGGTCAAAGCCATCGCCTGGTCTCCTCATCAACACGGGCTGCTGGCGTCCGGAGGCGGGACGGCCGACCGCTGCATCCGCTTCTGGAACACGCTGACGGGTCAACCGCTGCAGTGCACCGACACCGGATCGCAGGTCTGCAACCTGGCCTGGTCCAAACACACCAACGAACTG gTCAGCACTCACGGATATTCTCAGAATCAGATCCTGGTGTGGAAATATCCGTCTCTTACTCAGGTTGCTAAGCTAACGGGTCATTCCTACAGAGTCCTTTACCTG GCCATGTCTCCAGATGGAGAAGCCATCGTCACTGGAGCCGGAGACGAGACGCTGCGATTCTGGAACGTTTTTAGCAAAATGAGGTCAACGA AGGAGTCCATATCAGTTCTGAATCTCTTCACACGGATCCGATAA
- the fem1a gene encoding protein fem-1 homolog A, which produces MDISTAVFNAARDGKLKLIQKLLSNKSPEELEALAEEKTQGGTPLLIASRYGHLEVVDYLLEHCKANVELGGSVNFDGETIEGAPPLWAASAAGHLPVVKTLLKHGASVNNTTLTNSTPLRAACFDGHLEIVRYLVEHHADMEVANRHGHTCLMISCYKGHKEIAKFLLERGADVNRKSVKGNTALHDCAESGSLEIMKMLLKCNARMERDGYGMTPLLAASVTGHTNIVEYLVHQPRATREERIDALELLGATFVDKKRDLLGAMRYWRRAMELRQAGEKAGFLAKPPPGPPVPAYDCAREVSTAEELEALITDPDEMRMQALLVRERILGPSHPDTSYYIRYRGAVYADSGNFERCISLWKYALDMQQSNLDPLSPMTASSFLSFAELFSFVLQDRAKGTLATRVTFQDLMGVLGKSVREVERAVAQRDSPPEAPQFTKALSIILHLVFLLEKLDCTPEQEHQKRQTVYRLLKLNPRARSGYTPLHMAVDKETTSVGRYPVGRFPSLAVAGLLLECGADVDSRDCDNNTPLHVAAANGCPEIMAALIRAGAHFDATNARHKTAYELLDEQSSGRHALHPLNYVTLQCLAARAIERHRLPYKGLISEEMEAFIELH; this is translated from the coding sequence ATGGATATCAGCACGGCGGTGTTTAACGCGGCGAGAGACGGAAAACTGAAACTCATCCAGAAGTTGCTGAGCAACAAAAGTCCGGAGGAGCTGGAGGCGCTGGCGGAGGAGAAGACGCAGGGAGGCACGCCGCTGCTCATCGCCTCCCGGTACGGACACCTGGAGGTTGTGGATTACCTGCTGGAGCACTGCAAGGCCAACGTGGAGCTCGGGGGCTCCGTGAACTTTGACGGTGAGACGATCGAGGGCGCCCCGCCGCTCTGGGCGGCCTCTGCCGCGGGCCACTTGCCCGTAGTGAAGACGCTCCTGAAGCACGGAGCCTCCGTCAATAACACCACCCTGACCAACTCCACGCCGCTCAGGGCCGCCTGCTTCGACGGACACCTGGAGATCGTCCGCTACCTGGTGGAGCATCACGCCGACATGGAGGTGGCCAACCGGCACGGCCATACCTGTCTGATGATCTCCTGCTACAAGGGCCACAAAGAGATCGCCAAGTTCCTGCTGGAGCGAGGGGCCGACGTCAACCGCAAGAGCGTGAAGGGCAACACGGCGCTGCACGACTGCGCCGAGTCCGGCAGTCTGGAGATCATGAAGATGCTGCTGAAGTGCAACGCGCGCATGGAGCGCGACGGATACGGCATGACCCCGCTGCTCGCCGCCAGCGTCACCGGCCACACCAACATCGTGGAGTACCTGGTGCACCAGCCGCGCGCCACCCGCGAGGAGCGCATCGACGCGCTGGAGCTGCTGGGCGCCACCTTCGTGGACAAGAAGCGGGATCTGCTGGGCGCCATGCGCTACTGGAGGAGAGCCATGGAGCTGCGGCAGGCGGGCGAGAAAGCCGGCTTCCTGGCCAAACCGCCGCCCGGGCCGCCCGTGCCGGCGTACGACTGCGCCCGCGAGGTGTCCACGGCCGAGGAGCTGGAGGCGCTGATCACGGACCCGGACGAGATGAGGATGCAGGCGCTGCTGGTGCGCGAGCGCATCctcgggccctcgcacccggacACGTCCTACTACATCCGCTACCGGGGCGCCGTCTACGCCGACTCGGGCAACTTCGAGCGCTGCATCAGCCTGTGGAAGTACGCGCTGGACATGCAGCAGAGCAACCTGGACCCCCTCAGCCCCATGACGGCCAGCAGCTTCCTGTCCTTCGCCGAGCTCTTCTCCTTCGTGCTGCAGGACCGAGCCAAGGGCACGCTGGCCACCCGCGTCACCTTCCAGGACCTGATGGGCGTGCTGGGCAAGAGCGTGCGGGAGGTGGAGCGGGCCGTGGCGCAGCGGGACAGTCCTCCGGAGGCGCCGCAGTTCACCAAAGCGTTGTCCATCATCCTGCACCTGGTCTTCCTGCTGGAGAAGCTGGACTGCACGCCGGAGCAGGAGCACCAGAAGCGGCAGACCGTCTACCGGCTGCTGAAGCTCAACCCGCGGGCGAGGAGCGGCTACACGCCGCTGCACATGGCGGTGGACAAGGAGACCACGTCGGTGGGCCGCTACCCGGTGGGCCGCTTCCCGTCGCTGGCGGTGGCCGGTTTGCTGCTGGAGTGCGGGGCGGACGTCGACTCCCGCGACTGCGACAACAACACGCCGCTTCACGTCGCCGCCGCCAACGGCTGTCCCGAGATCATGGCGGCGCTGATTCGGGCCGGGGCGCACTTCGACGCCACCAACGCGCGTCACAAGACGGCCTACGAGCTGCTGGACGAGCAGAGCAGCGGCCGACACGCGCTTCACCCGCTCAACTACGTCACGCTGCAGTGTCTGGCGGCCCGCGCCATCGAGAGACACAGACTTCCCTACAAGGGGCTCATCTCGGAGGAGATGGAGGCGTTCATCGAGCTGCACTGA